The Accipiter gentilis chromosome 4, bAccGen1.1, whole genome shotgun sequence region TCACTTTCTTTACTCTTCTTAGGCTCAACCAGTTGCTTTCAGGGAGACCTTCATTGCCCAGCCTTTTTAATTCTAGGAAGAGGTGTGCTGTCTTTTCCATACCATCCAGTTGTGGTGGGCAAGGCAAAAAGAGAGGGAACATGGCCAGGATGGGCAAGGGAGAGAGATTGTTCCTCACTTGCTTCCCTGTTGGGCCAGAAGCTGGGTGGAAGAAGTGTGTGCCTAGAGAAGCACAGGCCATGTGGCTCTGGAAACGGGGTGCAGGAGCAGGGCACGCTACAGGCAGGTTGTAACACGCACTTTGGAAACTAGTTGTGATTCTACAAGCTGGTTTGACTGGCCCACATTGAGCTTTCTTGCAGCATGATCTTGACTGTAGGTGAGGTTTCACTCCAGGaacatattttgtaatttttcaatGTTCATTATCACCAGTTCGCTTTTTGCCCGTACTATGTGCCCTGTCTATACCATATAAAATTCCACATCTTCATTGGTTAAGAAGGTTAACTTACTGGGCAGGCTAGGTTTGGCTTTTGCCCTGCATGTAGTGCTTGTGAAAGAAGTATGTTGAGCCCAGTCACTGGGATCAAACTGTGGTCTTACTTGTATTGAAGTTTTTATATAGACCTGGGATCCTCCCAGAGACTCTGGTATTTCTTTCTCAGCTACTGATTCCTTTTTAAATTTGGGCATTCCACTTTGGGTCCCAGTATTGGTTTCCTCTTGTGaaaaactgttgtgttttttttcctacaagccACCTTCAGGTATCTAGCGAGGTGTCCGCCTGAGTGAATCTGGAAAGAACCTGGGCTCTGAAGCCAGGGTGAAGCATGCTGTGGGTAGTGTGTGCACAGAGATGCCTCCGTCTCCAGCTTTCCTACCCCACCTGGGAGACCTTTTAGTACTAGTCAAGCACATTTCAAGAACTCTTTAATGCGTGAGCACCCcaatactttgatttttaaatgtggcgtaagaaagaaggaaaaacgaCTCCTTGTGTGCCAGTCTTAGTCTTCCTAGCCTTCGCAGAAAGCCTGGCCACATTCATATTATTTCAATATATAAGAATTTCCCAATTCCTCCCTGTCTGAAGTCCCTTCCCTTCCATGACTGATTCTCAAAGCTCCACGGAGGCTTCCCCTGCACAGGGAAAAGTTTGGAGCAGGTTGCAGGACACTTCCAGGTAGCTCCCAGGGACTCAGCAGCAGGGCCCGGGGAGGAGTGGTGTCCCTCCTGAGGCCCTACAGCACACCTGCACGGCcctgacccttttttttttttttttttttacaaacgcCCACTGGCAGCTGGGCCACCTCCTTCAGGGGCTGCAGGATTATTTGGTCATTACAGCAGGAGGAGAATAATCCATAGGATTTCCTTTTGACGCAGAAACATGTAAAGCAGGGAGGGgtcctggaaagaaaaggaacactCTGAAGGTATGTTGCTTtgctagagaagaaaaataatcccgAACCGTGTTTCTCTGCTGGTTTAGTCACTCTCCTGAACAGAGAGCGGTTAGACCTTTCCGTGAGCTGCAGGAGGCTCCTAGCTGCCATTTATCCAGCTCTCCAAATGTTGCTATACAAGTTGTGCTATGGAGCCACATCTGTGATAATAAAGCTTTCCCTTAGCTCCCCAGAGCCAGTGTGGCTGCCGGGGTGCGTGGGTGCTGCCCCTGCCCACGGGTAAGCCTATGCCAGCAGGGATGCTGAGGGCACTCCTGCTCCACAGGCAAGGACTTGGGCCACAGGTCTGCTGGGACTATATTTAGTCATTCTCCAGCAAATTTAGGGAGAAGGCAGTTTATCATCAGACCTTGAAAGTTAACATGTAACTCCTACCACCTCACTGATATTTTTTGGATCTTCATAGCATATTTATCTTTAAAGTCTGATAAAAGGTATCATAATAATGTGAATTTCTGTGTAGCTGTGGATTTTTATTTCTAGTATACCTAAATgccttgctgttgtttttttctgatttctgtttttcCCCTTAGACACAAATTTCCTGTTGATTCACAAAAATCTGCTCTTGTAAATTAATTTCTCTAGCACCATTTCCCCAGGTCTGTGTTACTAGAGATTtgaattttgtctcatttttatttctttagccTTTGCATTATTACTCAGTCACTTCCAAAGCAGGCATCTTGTTAACCTAACTAGCTCCGAGACTGCTTTGCTGACTAAGTCCACCTGCAGCACCCCTTAGCTCATTCCAGGGTAGGTTAAGCCATAGGGCTACTTCCTATCTTTCACTAGAAATGCTTTTACCTCAGCACTAGCAACCTGTACCAGCAGCCTGCGAGCGACCTATCTGAACAAATTCTCACAGAATAGTTGTGGCTGTACCTCCCCTTGGTCTTCCTTGCTAGAAtgtgctggaggagagggaaCACAGATTTTTGTCTGAAGAAGTGATTGCGCTTCCATACGTGGGGCTTCCCCAGCACAAAGACCTCTGCCTTAGCCTCACTGACAGCAGGGCAAATTGCCACGTTGATTTGTATGTTTcaacaacagtttaaaaaatgcttCCAGCAATACAGGGAAATACTGGGGCCTTCTCAATTTACAGGTATGGCAATATTCTGATCTTGGTCAACTGGTGTATAAAGAGGCACCATGCATAAATCCCAGTGGAACATCCTTTACATTTgagaagttaaaattatttttccctccaaGGAGTTACAGATTGGCATTTTAAATTCCTCCTTTTCATGATCCCAGTAACTTTATGGAAGTAGAGGAGTCTATTAAGTTACGGGATCTTTGAAAGGGACACCAATAATCAAGTCAGTGCTCAATGGAACAAGGTTTTTCCCACAAATCATGACTGATATCTGGGTCATTAGTAGGGTAGCTGCCCATCTCTTATAATGATTGACAGGTTAATAAGGGACCTAGGGCTATCTTTTCACTGCTAGCACACAACCTAACCCATTGCTTTTAAATGATTGCTAATTTGACAGAATATAAGCAGAAGGCATATAAAAATATCTGGAATAATGTCTAATGCAGCTTTTACTCCTGGTATTCTGAGTGATCccattttagaaaacagattaGAATGTAGTTAATAGATTTTAGGTGGTTTTTTTAGACACTCAGTTTTTAAGGAAAATCTTGTAGTTGTTCTTTGGTTCAATTAGGAGCAAAAGAGAAGGGAGTTTTGTAATGCAATTGTCCcgtaaaggaaaatgttttaaattgggGAGATTATGTGAGCAGACCACCTGTAGGGCATTCATAGCTCTTTTCTATAATGCTCCAAGCCGTGCCTTGCTGCCTGCAGTCTGGCTAACAATGCAGGGAAAAGCTGTTTAAAAGGCTgttctcccttttccctctggTGTTCACTAACTGTTACaagtcttcctcttttttttttttttttttaaaaaaaaaaaagtcccaagtCCCTTTAATTGAAGAACTTTAAGGCTCCATGGTGGCCAATTGGTCTGCAACAAGAGGAACCAGGCAGCAGGGAAAGAAACTTCAGACTATACATCACGTTTGGTGAAGAGAAAAGATCAAAGTTTTCCCAAACTCAAAAGAAACCAAGTTCCCTACAGATTAACCCTATTCATTTAGCTCCTCTTAAAGGAATGATGTTCTGAGCCACTGGGCAGACAGGTAAAAAGTTCAACAATTGCCAAAGCATTCTTCTGTTAATTCAACAGCCTTCTGCTCAAATAAATTAGCTTAGTCCTGACAGAAGAACAATaccttttctgctgaaaaaggaCCATATTTGATATACAAAAGTTAAGATGTTAGTTTAATCTGTTAAGAAGAGATTGATCTGACAAATCTCAACTCGCTGTTCCACCGTAGTACGTGATCTATGAATTTAAAACGTTAACCTTTTACACTTCAGCATGCATCCCTGGAAAGGCAGGTGCTTACAGAAGTGCAGACAACCGATATGAGAGGCGTGTGTGCACATTCCTAAAATAACACCCATTTTAAAAGGATACTTAACATGCCATGTGAGATGACTCTTTTGTAAAGGCTCAGTTTAAAGACACTGTCGTCTTTCAAAAAGCAGAGGAGAACTATGGTAAGGCACCGCCCCATTTTGGCAAACACTTTTTCAGAACAACTTGTTGAATGACTTGTTTTCCTTGTGTCTGCATATCTCACCACTTTAACAGAGGCAGCCGTCTATTACACAGTTAGCGACTGGAGCATGAATGCAGTTCATAGTTTACAGAACCACCTAAAGACACAGCAGCTGGAAAAACCAGGGCAGGAGTAGGGGGAAAGCTTGAAAAAGTCACTTATCAAAAGTCATTTTATTGACAAAATAGAATACTCATATTTGTTCTTACAGGGGTAGCCTCTAaacttttttacaaaaaaaatttacagactGTATAGCTTTGgatatatacatattttacacATCTGTACAAGGTAacaaataattatataaataCATCCTTTAATGTAGGAAACCCGTATTTAGCTGGGGTGTATAATTAAGACATGTTTTGATTCAGTCTGTATTGTAAGGCATTTGCCTGGTCATCAAGATCCCAAAAACCTGCAGTCCCAGCACACTCCCACCtcaggattgggggggggggggggggggggggggggagaaagaccCTCCCTCCCACGAGCGGGAGAGCTGCTATTAGTCCAGAGTGAATCAGAAGCCGCTGCGCCTCGCCCTCTGCAAGACACGGGTGAGCCTCTACCCTCCTCTGCCAGCAAAATAATAAGCTGGCTCCTTGAAGTACATGCTCCCTGCATATgaatggaggggaaggaggagggggctggagccTGGGGCCTCTGCCAGCTGCATTGTTCTATACAAGCTGTGGCTAATAAGGACCATTAGGGGTTCATTAATGGCACCAAACAGTGAGGGGGCATTTTAGGCAGGCCGGTGTCCCTCCTTCCCTAACCTTTGGCCTCTTTCCCCCTCCTCACACTTGAGAGAGGGGCATCTGCTTGGGGTAGGAGACAGAGCTGGCGGTGCCCGATCTCCACGTCAGGCCGGTGCTGACATCGCTGTAGAGGGAGCCGCCGCCTCCGGCGCCGAGTCCTCCCGCCGCGGCGATTGCCGCCTGCCCGCCTGCTCCCGCCCCCGTGCCCCCAGCCACGGCGGCACCTTTGCTGGCCCAGCAGCAGCGGGTGCAGAGGGCCCTCCAGGACTCGAGGGTCTTGCCGGACCAGACCCAGACACCGGAGGTGATGCCCACCACCAGGCACATGAAGTACTTGAGCATGAAGACGGCGTAGTCGGGGCGGCGGGCCTGATCGGGCTGCTGGTCGCGCAGGCAGGGGCAGTTGTGCGTGGCCTCCCAGCGGGGCCGGTTGTGCTGCTCGTAGAAGAGGCAGGCGACCACGCTGGCGGCCGGCACGGTGTAGAGCACGGTGAAGAGCCCCAGGCGTATCATCAGCTTCTCCAGCTTGTGGGTCTTGGTGGGGCCGCCCTGCTGCTTGATGACGCTGCGGATGCGGAAGAGCGAGACGAAGCCGGCGAGCAGGAACATGGAGCCGATGGCCAAGTAGATGAGCAGCGGCGCCAGCACGAAGCCCCGCAGGTTCTCCAGGCTCTGGTTGCCCACGTAGCAGATGCCGGCCACGGGGTCCCCGTCCACGGAGCTGAGGGCCAGCACGGCGATGGACTTGACGCTGGGCAGCAGCCAGGCGGCCAGGTGGAAGTACTGCGCGTAGCCGGCGATGGCCTCGTTGCCCCACTTCATGCCGGCGGCCAGGAACCAGGTGAGGGAGAGGATGACCCACCAGATGGAGCTGGCCATGCCGAAGAAGTAGACGAGCAGGAAGACCACGGTGCACAGCGCCGGGCCGGTGCTCTCGTACCGCACGTGCTCGGCCCCCGCCAGCTCGGGCTGCAGctcggccgcgccgcccgccgcgccgcgcccccccgccgccgccgccgcccccgccgccgccccgccgccggcccccgccgccccggcccccgcgccgcccgcccccgccccgccgctgcacGCCACCTTCTCGTGGCCGGCCACCAGGCGCACCAGGTAGCCGAGGGAGACGAAGAGGTAGCAGGCGGCCAGGAAGATGATGGGGCGCTCGGGGTACTTGAAGCGCTCCATGTCGATGAGGAAGGTGGAGACGGTGGCGAAGGTGGAGAGGAAGCAGAGCACGGACCAGAGCCCGATCCAGAAGGCGGTGAAGGCGCGCTCGTCGGGGCTGAAGTAGGGGTTGTGGCAGGGCAGGGCGCAGTTGGCGATCTGCCCCGTCTTGACGCGGTTGTAGAGCGGGTGCCGCTCGCTGGACACCGACACCATGGGCGCCCGGCACTGGCAGCCCGGCTcgcagggcggcggcggccgcggcttGCGCGGGGCCTCGgccggcgggggggcggcggcggcgggggggtgcgccttggcggggccgccgccgggcctgGCGCCGCGGAGCGGGGGcttggcgggcggcggggcggccgtggTGAGGTCCGTGCGGTTGTAGTCCATGCAGAGCGTGTCCGGGCTGCCCTGCTCGGGGAGGCGGTCGCAGCGCATCCTGTCGGGCCAGGCGAAGCCGTACTGGCGCATGAGCGGGGCGCAGCCGGCCTTGGCCCGCTCGCAGACGCTGCGGCAGGGCGGCAGCGGCTTCTTGTAGTCCTCCAGGCAGATGGGGGTGTAcatgctgcagaggaagaagcGCAGGTCGCTGGAGCACTGGATCTCCACCAGCGGCCAGAACTGGTGCACCTCCAGCCCGGCCTCGTCCTGCGTGTCGTGGTTGAACTGGTTGGGCATGTAGGTGTAGTTGTAGCCGATGCCTTTGCAGAGGGGCACGGTGATCTCCTGGCACGACAGCTccttggccgaggaggaggacgaggacgacgacgacgacgacgacgacgacgaggaggaggacgcggcggcggcggccgaggcggcggcgcAGCCGGCGCgctgcagcagggacagggcgGCGAGCAGCGAGGCGATTTCCAACAGGTAACTCCACTCCATgctcggcggcgggcggcggccccggcccctctcccGTCCCGCTCAGCAGCCGCGGGGAGCGCGGCGCCGcagcagcccccccgccccggctacCCCTCTGCGGGGCGGAGGGCGGCCCCCTCCGTGCACGGCCGCAGGTGAGAGGGCTGGCAGCCCCCGCGGGGCTCCGTCGCCCGGGAGGAGCgaggcggggggggccgggggggggcaagCGGGAGGGGgagccgccggccggccggccggcccccgcGCGGCGCCGGAGGAGGCGGGGGTCCGCTCAAGGAAGGGCCCTCAGCCGCCGTCGCATCGCTCCTCGCGGGGCTggctgcgcggggcgggggggtcgcCGCTTCTCTCGCCGCTGCTCCAGCGCcggccgggcgcggagcggcggcggcagagAAGTTTCGCCGTCAGCCCCCGCGCGGCGCGGTCAAGATGGCTGAGGCGTCCCGGGGACCGGGCGCTGCGCCCCCGCGGCGCCGGGCTCCCACCGCcccgagcgagcgagcgagcgagcgagcggtgGCGGGGCCGGTGCTGGGGCGGCCGGagcgcctcctcccgccgcccggcTCTGCGGGCGGGCGACCGCCAGccagccggccggccggccggtcCTCGCTCTTCGCCGCCGAGCGGGGCGAACCGGCCGCCGGCGCCCCCGGCCGCGATCGCGCCACCTGAGCCGCGGGGCGAGCGCGGCAGCGCCTCCGCGCAACTTCTCGCTCTCCGGCCCCGGCAGCGCCACTCCGGCCGCCGCGCTCTCATGAATATTTATAGCGagcgccgccgggccccgcctcCGTCGCCTCGGCCGCCTATCAGTCGTGGCcgggcggaggggcgggggggccggccccggccctccTTAAGGTGGAGCCGGCGCCCCGAACCGCGGCGCTGCGGGCGCTGCTCGGTGCCCCTcagccggcggcggggggacgtggcggtggggcatgttttttaaaaaaaatttttttttttcttttcttttcttccccctgccctgcgGTGTACGGGCGGCTGCTGTCCGTACGGAGCGGGGCGGCTCTGCGCGCGGGCACGCTCCCCGCCGGGTGCGTGGTGTGCCGCAGGGTGCTGCGTTCCCCTCGCGAGGGGTCCCGGCCAAGCCGGGCTCTCTGCGAGGAGCGGCAGCGGTTCGGTAGCCGCCCGGGCTCTCCTCGGGAGCGGCGTTCCGTCGCGCCTTCGGGGTGCGCGGGAGTCCTCACCCTGTGCCGCCCGGCGCACCGCCAACGCCGCTCGCCCCCTCGGCCTGCGCTGGCCGGTCTCGCCCCGGGGCGCGAAGGCCGCGCTCGGACCGGCCGCCGCGCGTCCTAGCGAAGGAGCTTGGGAGCGCGGCCAAGCCGGGGAGCCGGCGGCACCCAGCGGTGCCTCGGCCGGCGCCCGGCCTGGCCTTCCCGCGTCTCCGGCGTCGCCCGCCGCACAGCCGTCGGTACCCGCGCCTACAGCGCGCAGCCCGGCGCCGGCGGTTTCCTACGAGGGGCCGGGGCTACGGCTAAGCGGCGGCAGGAAGCCTAACGCCAGTAAGACCGGCAGTCCCCACGCGCGGGCAGACGCTTGCCGGCCAAGACGGGTCCGTCGGCGGGTTCAGACGGGCGGGCGTCCGCACCAAGCCGGGCGCCCACgccgggcagcggccgggcggCTGACGTTCCCCCGTGGGACCGCGGGGAGCGGCCCCGCGCCCCGGCGGGCACAAGGCTTCcccgcggggggccggggcggccgccggcagGGCGGCTGCCGCCGCAGGGGTGCGCGGCCGGTCGGCTGGAGCCGGTGGCCCTCCAGCCGGGGCGGCACCGAGGTGCAGCCCGGCGGCCTGCGGTGGGCGCCCCTGGCGAGCGACCTGCGGCCCAGCCGGAGCCCCGGGAGCCGGttccggcggggccgcggccccccccccccccccccccgagctttCGCGTCAGCCCGGCGCCGGAGGCCGTGACTCGCCGAGGGCTGCGTGACCCGCCGGGGCCGGCTTCTGAGGGAGCAACGCCggtccccgccggccgcccgcggGGATCCGccgcagccggcggcggggccgcgccgcgggcGGCCGTGAGGGCCGGCCGGAGGGGGCTGAGGCGCCACGCGCGCGCCTCGCTCCCCGCGCAAGGCCGCGGGGGCCGCACGGCGGGCggaggccgctgcccgccgccctccTCTCCCGGGGGACCGGGGGGCGGCTCGGAGGGGACTCGCCGCTTCTCCCCGGCCGCTCCGGCGAAGgcgggggaggtggtggtggtggtggtggtggtcggcggcgggggggggaagcttcGGCGGCCCCTCGGTAGCCGGACCACCTTAaggggagcggcggcggagcgcgggTTCCGTGCGCGGCGGGGCCGTCCCGGGGGGTTGTCGTCCTCCCAGGACGGGGCGTTTGTTTGTTAATTGACGCGCTGCTGCGCTTCGCGCTTGTGTGGAGCTCACGCTGGGGCCGTAATGACTGTAATCTCGGGAACACGCCGCTCGGGGAGCCGGCGGGGTGGCGGCGCGGCGGGGTTTGTCTCCTGGCGGCGTGCGATTTTGCGATTCGCCGGGTTTCAAACCGGGAGAAGcggagccggggctggggggcgggggggggggaggggaggggggggaagcgagCCCGCCCCGGGGGTCGGTGCGGGAGCGGCGGTGCGGGCGCC contains the following coding sequences:
- the FZD8 gene encoding frizzled-8, with the translated sequence MEWSYLLEIASLLAALSLLQRAGCAAASAAAAASSSSSSSSSSSSSSSSSSAKELSCQEITVPLCKGIGYNYTYMPNQFNHDTQDEAGLEVHQFWPLVEIQCSSDLRFFLCSMYTPICLEDYKKPLPPCRSVCERAKAGCAPLMRQYGFAWPDRMRCDRLPEQGSPDTLCMDYNRTDLTTAAPPPAKPPLRGARPGGGPAKAHPPAAAAPPPAEAPRKPRPPPPCEPGCQCRAPMVSVSSERHPLYNRVKTGQIANCALPCHNPYFSPDERAFTAFWIGLWSVLCFLSTFATVSTFLIDMERFKYPERPIIFLAACYLFVSLGYLVRLVAGHEKVACSGGAGAGGAGAGAAGAGGGAAAGAAAAAGGRGAAGGAAELQPELAGAEHVRYESTGPALCTVVFLLVYFFGMASSIWWVILSLTWFLAAGMKWGNEAIAGYAQYFHLAAWLLPSVKSIAVLALSSVDGDPVAGICYVGNQSLENLRGFVLAPLLIYLAIGSMFLLAGFVSLFRIRSVIKQQGGPTKTHKLEKLMIRLGLFTVLYTVPAASVVACLFYEQHNRPRWEATHNCPCLRDQQPDQARRPDYAVFMLKYFMCLVVGITSGVWVWSGKTLESWRALCTRCCWASKGAAVAGGTGAGAGGQAAIAAAGGLGAGGGGSLYSDVSTGLTWRSGTASSVSYPKQMPLSQV